The nucleotide window GATGACTTCCGCGAGACGCTGCAGGACACAAATGTCGTTGTTTGTATTCGGCATGGTACTGGCAACAACTAAAAGTTAGTTGCTCGTACAATATAAGGCCGCGGATTTTTTCATGCCACGGAAATTGTGGCTGCTTCTGAAAAAAGATTGTAAAACTGGGACTGAGTCGCAAACGCAAACAGGCTTATTTGCCGCCCAGCAATTTGTAGAGTGAGGCAGAGTCTTTGTGGGGCTTGATTCTCCCGTTCAAAATATCCGAAGTAAGCACCCCGTGGCCATATGCTTCACGGTTCGTGGAGGAATCGGTGCTCAGGGATGTGCCACCAAATGTCGCGCCGGCAAAAGCGCCGTCCGTCTTGGTGTAATAATAAATGGGAACTTCCAAAACCTGCGAATTTTCCGCGGATACATAATCCGGCCCGGCTGTGGCAGCGGCTGTCGCGTCCCACTTCAAGCTTTCATCGGAAGTGAACATGCGCAGGGCCGCATTGGTATTGAGCACAAAAATGTAGTCGCGGGTTTCAAAACCAATCTGCGCGCCGAAGGAGCCGCCGCTCATGCTGAAGGCGCAGGGGGCCGACCATCCCGTGCCCCAGAGTTTTTGGGTGTGGCCGAGAACGATGCCCGTGCCATGAGTGCCGCCAAAAACAACGCCGCCGCGCGCAACCCGGATAATGGCGATGCCTTTGCAATCATTCAGCAGCTTTT belongs to Candidatus Methylacidiphilales bacterium and includes:
- a CDS encoding lipid-binding SYLF domain-containing protein — protein: MKKYQALLAIFLAAALPLHAEALSDRIDEAISILEAKQESAHPIPQKLLNDCKGIAIIRVARGGVVFGGTHGTGIVLGHTQKLWGTGWSAPCAFSMSGGSFGAQIGFETRDYIFVLNTNAALRMFTSDESLKWDATAAATAGPDYVSAENSQVLEVPIYYYTKTDGAFAGATFGGTSLSTDSSTNREAYGHGVLTSDILNGRIKPHKDSASLYKLLGGK